aagagccgTTGGGTTGCTGCTTGACAGCAGGACAGTTTACTTGGAGCTGGTGTACTTGGTGACGGCCTTGGTGCCCTCGGACACGGCGTGCTTGGCCAGCTCACCGGGAAGCAGGAGGCGCACGGCGGTCTGGATCTCCCTCGACGTGATGGTCGAGCGCTTGTTGTAGTGAGCCAGGCGGGACGCCTCACCGGCGATGCGCTCGAAGATGTCGTTGACGAACGAGTTCATGATGCTCATGGCCTTGGAAGAGATGCCCGTGTCGGGGTGCACCTGCTTCAGCACCTTGTACACGTAGATGGCGTAGCTCTCCTTCCTggtctttctcttcttcttgccGCCCTTGCCGGCGGTCTTAGTCACGGCTTTCTTCGAGCCCTTCTTGGGCGCTGACTTGGCGGGTTCAGGCATTTTCTTTCTTCGCTACTTCACAGCAGAGAATGAGCTGTGCTGGCGACAGAGCGGCTCCTCTTATTCTCTGCACATGCAAATGAGGCTGTGCTGTTCCCCGCCCGTCATTGGTCGAGCTATTGCTCACCGTCTTCAGAGTAAGTCGTTACTGCGCAGTCTCACAATGGAGAGAAGCAAACGCTCCAACGGCGCCTCTGCTTTATGTAACCTGCACAATGCGGCTCAGTGTGAGATCACCTTCAGAGAGCAGATTTTACGACAGCTGCGCAGTGTTTACGGGGAACAGAGAGCGCATTTGGGACATGTGAGAATTTAAAAGAATTTGTGCTGCTTCGTTGTTATTTCTTTACTGACTGCTGCTTCAAATCAAATCCACCTGTTCCCAGcttattttatacatttagaATTTATCGATATGGTTCctgaaatcaaactgaaaacGTTTAGCTTTAAagcttttcagtgtttcttaTGCATTCTAATAAAATTGTTCTACTAAAATGTCCCACATAATTTCAGACAAACAAATCCTTCATTTCACAATCGAGCAGTCACCGGAACATAAGAAActcctttattagtcccacgatggggaaataTAAGAAACAAtagtaaaaacagaaagaacGACACGtaaacagaataaacaaaacGTAAATAATGGAGGACTGTGCTGTTCCCGTCCGGTGATTGGCTGAACGTTTCAGCGTAGTCAAGGGGGGAGTGTACTGCGCAGTCTCTCAACGGAAGCGCTGGAAATCCCCTAAAGCGCCTCTGCATGTCTCGCTTCTTCTCCACGCCATATTGAATCTGTAAAACGGGCTGCAGCTGTTATGTGAAAGTTAAAAAGCGGAGTTTAGTGTGCATATAGTAGTTCCAGTCACCTCACAAGGAAATGCTCCCCGGGAGGCTCCATAAATCCGTTTGCAGTGAAGAGCATCGGATGTAAAAAAACGCCAAAACATACAGCCAGTAATCATTCTTTTCACTAATCTAACATACTGACAAACTGTAGTTATATTTGCTTCCTTTAATTAGAACAATAGTATTTTGGCCAGATTCCCTCGACATTCAGAAGAAACACCTTAtaagttatttacaaatcattttATCCACACTTTTGAACAAACGACACCAGAACTCTTTAAAGTCAGATGTGTGGCTCTTAAAGGAGccgttgtgattttttttcgcAATGAAATACATACAAGGCAGAAACGAAGTATTAGTAAAGCTTTAGTGTTGTAAAGATTAAAGGTAACATGAATGGCAATAAAATGTTTACTTCTATGAGAAAATAGAATTACTAATAAGTATGGACAGAGCTCTTTATCTGAGGTGTGTggctcttaaaagagccgttgTGTTCGCGGTTGCTGGGAGTGAGTTTAGCCGCCGAAGCCGTACAGAGTGCGGCCCTGCCTCTTCAGAGCGTACACCACGTCCATGGCGGTCACGGTCTTCCTCTTGGCGTGCTCGGTGTAGGTGACGGCGTCACGGATCACGTTCTCCAGGAACACCTTCAGCACACCGCGGGTCTCCTCGTAGATCAGACCCGAGATACGCTTGACTCCGCCACGGCGAGCCAGACGGCGGATGGCGGGCTTGGTGATGCCCTGGATGTTATCGCGGAGAACTTTACGGTGACGCTTGGCGCCTCCTTTTCCGAGTCCCTTGCCTCCTTTGCCCCTTCCACTCATGGTTACAGTTTCTTCTCTGAACGATCAAAGTCGAATGAAAAAGATGGTAGGGGACTCTTTATGTTACATCTATGGACGTAATAGAGAACACGCGGGTGGTGACTCGCGGCTCCTCCCACTTTGTCAGGGAGTGTTCAGTGATCCGTAAGCGATTAAGACACTGGCCCAAGCAAGTTATTGTGATACTGACGCAGAAACATTCACAGTTTCAGTAACACTTGTACTGTCATGTTAGTTcatggtttgttttattaaagtCTGCATCAGGAATATTTGAATTCAGTTTAGTACATGGTTAACCGTAGTCCACAATATAAAGCGGTCAAATTCTGAAAAGCTTTTTattcttatatttatttaaaaaaagattaaaaatcattttagtaTTAAATATAAGTTAAGGTATCTGCTCTGAGGAGTTGTGTTTggctcttaaaagagccgttggttttttgtttgtttttttatagtcAGCCCGAGCCTTACTTTGCCTTCTCGGTCTTCTTGGGTAGTAGAACCGCCTGGATGTTAGGCAGCACACCGCCCTGAGCGATGGTCACTCCACccagcagcttgttgagctCCTCATCATTACGAACGGCCAACTGAAGGTGGCGGGGGATGATTCTGGTCTTCTTGTTGTCACGGGCAGCGTTTCCAGCCAGCTCCAGGATCTCAGCGGTCAGATACTCCAGCACAGCCGCTAGATACACCGGGGCTCCTGCACCAACGCGCTCGGCGTAGTTACCCTTCCTGAGCAGTCTGTGGACACGGCCGACAGGGAACTGGAGACCAGCTCGGCTGGAGCGAGTCTTGGGCTTCGCTTTAGCTTTTCCGGTCTTTCCACGTCCAGACATCTTCAGTATTTCTTCTGTTTCCGACAGGAGAAAAATGTAACTCACGCAGCGCGAATTACAGCCTTATGTACCGCTTAAGCCGCTCTCTCATTGGTTAGCAACACCGTGAGAAGAATTGTCCAATCAGAAATGAGATGATGTCAGGCTTCCGCGTTAACTGTAGATGCCGCATTGAGCAGGTTGGGCCGTTGCTGTGATATGTCAGCGCGTCCGCCAcattggatgtggcagatctaCGCTGTGAATTAATACACGTAAATGGGCTGGATTTCGTAAAGCGCCTTTCTACACAGTTCTTTCAGTTAATACGTCTCCTTCACACATGCACTAATATATACTGGGAAACTAAAAGGCACCAAAAACAACGTATCTAACATTCTCTGATAATTCtaaatgttaaatactccaTGTGTTTAGGCTGCAAGCATCAAACCAGCGAATTTATGTTTGTaacactgttactgtgatgataaatgtctacaataaccagatcctgacatgtagatgtaacatctgcaggtttatgaatttaaaaaaaacatttttatattcagtgattTTTATCAATTTAAGTATTATTAATGGAAATCTTTAAtacaaaaaattaaagtttgCAAATCAAAATAATTCACTGCAGTAGACACTGATCTACTTCACTTTCTTTTAGCAATGAAACTGTacactaaaattatagatccatgttttattgcatttattaaAACTTTATGTCAAAAAGGTAAAACGAAAAAGCTATTGCCAACTTTTGTgaagtgttattattattattattattattattattattattattattattattattattattattattattacacaaaaacCAGGGGCCAAGaagcacaaatgcaaacatAGAGTGATGAACAGACGGTGGGCAGAAGGTTTGGAAGATCTTTGATTGTTTGGCCGATCAGGCACAGATCATCAGAGAGGGATCACTGATctcctttacttttttttttaaataaagccttTATTCAAAATTATTTGGCAAACAAACAGCCAcatcacaacaaaacacaacaacatgaaTTCACATTACATATTCATCATTTTTATATACCTTTAAAATATTCCAAGGCAGGGGGCTGTTATTCATCTGTCCAAtagttttcctcctcctcagatCCACGATAATATTCCTAAAAACATCACTGTTAATCATTTTTTGTTCAGTAACTGTCTTGGTTCTTGTTTTCCGAATGTGGGTATTGATTATGCACATAATTAACCAAAACAACTTTCTTTTACTATCGATCATTCTTTCTTTAAATAATCCATACATTACAGACCTCTCATTAATATCTACATCAAACCCAACATCGACCATTTTACTTCTTATTTCTGTTGTTCGGTAACATCCAGGAGGAAATGCTGCAGGGTTTCATCTTCATCACAATTATTAGGACATTTCTTTGTGGTGACATAACAGCTCCACTGTACAACTGCTCTAACAGGAAGTCTGCCAACAGAAATGAGCCAAACAGGATCtcttaggttttctgaaatagttttttcatttacatttctaaTAATTTGAGAGATTTCATCATTAttcacatatttatattttatcgGTTCCccattgtttttttcattaattatgTCATAGATTTGCTTTGTACTTAAAGTATTccagtttatatttaaaataatcccAATTTGTAATAAAATTTCCAAACAGAAGTTTATAAAAGGGAGCACCAgatctttgctcttcctctcagtttcatccactgattttcagttcctTTAATCCAAAATGCTCTTCTGTTCATTGcagatgtttttaataaatgggATTTTAATGCTCAGATCTGTTGCTCCCAAACcaccatttcttttatttttatacttcAATATTCTTTGTGTTACCTCACGGTTTGTTCCCCATATCAGTTTTACACACAATTTACTAAGTGTCATAATGACTTTGTGTGGGGGAGGAAACACAGTGGCAAGAAAAAGAAGTTTAGAAACGATGTGAGTTTTAACAATTTTAAT
The window above is part of the Archocentrus centrarchus isolate MPI-CPG fArcCen1 chromosome 14, fArcCen1, whole genome shotgun sequence genome. Proteins encoded here:
- the LOC115791948 gene encoding histone H2B 1/2 yields the protein MPEPAKSAPKKGSKKAVTKTAGKGGKKKRKTRKESYAIYVYKVLKQVHPDTGISSKAMSIMNSFVNDIFERIAGEASRLAHYNKRSTITSREIQTAVRLLLPGELAKHAVSEGTKAVTKYTSSK
- the LOC115791745 gene encoding histone H2A-like yields the protein MSGRGKTGKAKAKPKTRSSRAGLQFPVGRVHRLLRKGNYAERVGAGAPVYLAAVLEYLTAEILELAGNAARDNKKTRIIPRHLQLAVRNDEELNKLLGGVTIAQGGVLPNIQAVLLPKKTEKAK